The genomic stretch CCAGCGCACCCTGCGTCTCCACTTTCACCTGCCATTTTTCCTGCAAGCACAGCTTTTCCAGACGTTCCGCCGCCATATACGTGTGCGCGACGCCGCTGATACAGGCCGTCACTCCGACCAGTTTTAATGACATTTACCGCTCCCCGTCGCTGGAAATTTACCCACCCATCGTCACGGTATACCCATCGCTTTCTGCCATCGTGCGCAGTGGCGCAAGTGTGACGGCGTCCGGCACCGGTGTTTTGTGCATCGAATAGGTTTTTCCTAATAACGGATATTTTGCTTCTCCGTATTTGTGGAAGGGTAATAAATGAATTTCATTTAAATTAAAGGGTTTAAGGAAATCCAGGATCTGACGCAGGTTTTCCTGTGTCAGTGTATAGCCGGGGATAAGGGGAACACGCGGGAGCAATTTTACGTCGCGTGTTGCCAGTGCCCGAAAATTCTCCAGCACGCGGGTCTGATTCATGTTGAGCACGGTGCGGGCGAGCATGGCATCCATGATTTTGAAATCAAATAAAACCTGATCGCAGTGTTCAACCACCGAAAGCAAATGATCCAGCGGGATATCGCCTGCGGTTTCAATGGACGTGTGGATCCCAAGGCCCTGTAATTCCTTCAACAACTCGCGGGCAAAAACCGGTTGTATCAGTACTTCGCCCCCGGAAAGCGTGATGCCACCGCCGGATGAGCGGAAAAAAACTTCATCCTTAAGCAGGCGGGACATCAGCGCCGCCACTGTGAAGTCTTCACCCACATATTCCAGCGCGCCGCTCGGGCATTCCTGGGGATCCTGCAAACAGGTCCGGCAGTTCAGGCATTTCGCCTGACGCTTGATGGTCTGGATGCGGGGCGACATGGATTCCGGGTTAGCGCACCACGGGCAGCGGTGCGGGCAACCTTTGAAGAAAACCATCGTGCGGATCCCCGGACCGTCGTTGAGAGAAAAACGCTGAATGTTAAAGATGCGTCCCGTCAGGGATTTTTCAGCGGTTTCACAAGCTCCGTTGACCGTGGGGATCCGCAGATCAGAGCTGGTGCGCGGTGCGGCCGATAATGTCATCCTGAATCTCCTTTGACAGTTCGACAAAGAACGCGCTGTAACCGGCGACCCTGACCACTAATCCGGCGAAATCCTGCGGACGCTTTTGCGCTTCACGAAGTTGTTCTGCATTCACCACGTTGAACTGAACATGCTGTAATTTCAGCCGGGTGAAAGCGCCGAGAAAATCAGCCAGCTTATTCAGACCCTGTAAACCTTCCAGCGTTGATGGCGTAAATTTTACGTTCAGCAGCGTGCCGTTTGAGAGCAGCGTGTTGTCGAGCTTGCTGACGGATTTCAGTACCGCGGTTGGCCCCTGATGATCCTGCCCGAGCATCGGCGAAAGGCCGCCGTCGGCCAGTTGCTCCCCCGCAAAACGCCCGTCCGGCGTCGCGCCTACGACCGCACCGAGCGGGACGTGAGCGGAAACGGTATACGACCCCGGCGTAAACTGGCCGCCGCGCGGGTTGCGGTATTGTTCGACTTCTTTGCAATAAAACCGCAACAAGTCGGCGCTGATCAGGTCGACTTCATCGACGTCGTTACCGTACTTCTCGAAGCGGTTGATCAGGCGGGCGCGGATCGCACGGCCTTCTTCGCTGGCGAAGTTCTCTTTCAGCGAGGCCAGCAGTTCATCAAAGCTCAGGCGTTTCTGATCAAACACCAGCCCTTTCAGCGCATGCAGTGAATCGCTGAGGTTTGCGATGCCGATGCCCTGAACGCCGGAAAAGTTATAGCGTGCGCCACCGGCAGTAATGTCTTTTCCGCTTTTCAGGCTGCCCTCGATGAAAGACGACAGCAACGGAACCGGTGCCCAGTCGCGGTGACCGATATCGCAGATATTGCTGCCCTGTGCCATCAGTTTCACGTAGTGGCTGATTTTCTGGCGGATATGTTCCACCAGTTCAGGGTAAGTAATCGAGGAATTACCTTCGTTCTCATACAGTGTTAACTCCATGACTTTCAGCAGGTTGAACATCGCAATGTCATGCAGCCCGTACGTTCTCCCTGGGATAGACAATTCGACGCAGCCGACGACCGCATAATCCCGTGCATCTTCCAGACTCACGCCGCGATTGAGGAAAGCCGGAACCACCACTTCATCGTTGAAGATTTGCGGAATGCCGGTGCCGAGACGGATGGTTTCGGCTGTTTTGAGCAGGAAAGGACGGTCGATCAGCTCATTGACCCGCACCCCAAGATTGGGCTGCGGCAGACAGATGCTCTGATAAGCGTCCAGACACAGAAACGACAACACGTTGACTGCGCTGC from Rahnella sikkimica encodes the following:
- a CDS encoding [formate-C-acetyltransferase]-activating enzyme, with product MTLSAAPRTSSDLRIPTVNGACETAEKSLTGRIFNIQRFSLNDGPGIRTMVFFKGCPHRCPWCANPESMSPRIQTIKRQAKCLNCRTCLQDPQECPSGALEYVGEDFTVAALMSRLLKDEVFFRSSGGGITLSGGEVLIQPVFARELLKELQGLGIHTSIETAGDIPLDHLLSVVEHCDQVLFDFKIMDAMLARTVLNMNQTRVLENFRALATRDVKLLPRVPLIPGYTLTQENLRQILDFLKPFNLNEIHLLPFHKYGEAKYPLLGKTYSMHKTPVPDAVTLAPLRTMAESDGYTVTMGG
- a CDS encoding formate C-acetyltransferase, encoding MTSRIERLKATLFTSPREISLERALLYTESHRGTEGECTLLRRAKATAYILDNVEITLREDELIAGNRTVKPRAGIVSPEMDPYWLLKELDAFATRPQDRFNISEQDKQVYREQLFPYWESRSMKDFINQQMPEDVKAATKTQIFSINQTDKGQGHIIIDYPRLLNTGLDNLVSELQQLVVQDPENTFYQAALILLQAAHRHILRYAALATQMAGECEDVGRKQELERIAAISAHISGKKPQDFYQACQLFWYMNIILQYESNASSLSLGRFDQYMLPFYQYSLSHGEQPEFLKELLESLWVKCNDIVLLRSTSSARYFAGFPTGYTILLGGLTETGRSAVNVLSFLCLDAYQSICLPQPNLGVRVNELIDRPFLLKTAETIRLGTGIPQIFNDEVVVPAFLNRGVSLEDARDYAVVGCVELSIPGRTYGLHDIAMFNLLKVMELTLYENEGNSSITYPELVEHIRQKISHYVKLMAQGSNICDIGHRDWAPVPLLSSFIEGSLKSGKDITAGGARYNFSGVQGIGIANLSDSLHALKGLVFDQKRLSFDELLASLKENFASEEGRAIRARLINRFEKYGNDVDEVDLISADLLRFYCKEVEQYRNPRGGQFTPGSYTVSAHVPLGAVVGATPDGRFAGEQLADGGLSPMLGQDHQGPTAVLKSVSKLDNTLLSNGTLLNVKFTPSTLEGLQGLNKLADFLGAFTRLKLQHVQFNVVNAEQLREAQKRPQDFAGLVVRVAGYSAFFVELSKEIQDDIIGRTAHQL